The Bdellovibrionales bacterium genome segment CTCATCGGCAAAGAATCACTTTAATGTCGCTCATTAGTGCGCGACAAATGGCTACCTTTTGTTGTTGTCCACCGGACAGTTGATTGGATAAATTGCAGTCTGTCTCCCAAACCAACCAGTTCCGCGTACTTCTTTGCCCGATCGATCTGATTGATCCCATTCGGAACCTCTCGTCGAAGTAGCGAGTTGAAGTATATTATCAAGCACACTTGTTTTAGGCAGTAGGTAAAACTGTTGGAAAAAAACCTATGTTCCGATTACGGATTTTAGAGACTCCACTTCCGTACAGCTAGATACATCTTTTCCCAAAATGCGAATGAGCCCACTGTCTGGGCGCGATAAAGTCCCAAGGCGTAAAGCAGAGTGGATTTACCAGA includes the following:
- a CDS encoding ATP-binding cassette domain-containing protein, with product MGSIRSIGQRSTRNWLVWETDCNLSNQLSGGQQQKVAICRALMSDIKVILCR